The following coding sequences are from one Nitrosopumilaceae archaeon window:
- a CDS encoding tRNA(Ile)(2)-agmatinylcytidine synthase: protein MKTDSILHIGFDDTDSRKGMCTTFLAYKIVEYLKKEQVKFLDYPYLIRFNPNIPWKTRGNGAVALKIKTDKPEYIKKNIIEFIKKYSAIKDGANPGLVFYQSEKIPSHFSEFGDRALCSLIKRNNAKEFVLKNGLESFYLGNGQGLIGAIGAVGYAFDDCTFELISYRNKSNFGKKREIFKQSVKKMQDLTYPNTFNSFDEEKNRILIAPHGPDPVFFGIRGEDINSVIHGKSLVHSPEKLDGYMIFRTNQGTGAHLKNELDVHNLKPFSSGYITGRISDVPKVKIGGHVIFSIIKDDQKINCAVYKPTRLTKIVSKLIKGDLIKVGGGVRKATKNHQRILNVEFLQVLRLEKNMKTVNPLCHICNKRTKSKGKNQGFECVKCKKAFSNKIFEEIPREIKCRLYVPTLSAHRHLTRPIQRIGKLNNKIEFDDSRKWFHISKSGLVNQKLEIKINTRKLKH from the coding sequence ATGAAAACTGATTCTATACTTCACATAGGTTTTGATGATACTGATTCAAGAAAAGGTATGTGTACTACATTTCTTGCATACAAGATTGTTGAATATCTCAAAAAAGAGCAAGTCAAGTTTTTAGATTATCCGTATTTGATTAGATTTAATCCAAACATACCTTGGAAGACACGTGGAAATGGAGCTGTAGCATTAAAGATTAAAACTGACAAACCAGAATATATTAAAAAAAACATTATTGAATTTATTAAAAAATATTCTGCAATAAAAGATGGTGCAAACCCAGGTCTTGTTTTTTATCAAAGTGAAAAAATTCCCTCACATTTTTCTGAATTTGGAGATAGGGCACTATGTAGTTTAATTAAAAGAAATAATGCAAAAGAATTTGTTTTAAAAAATGGATTAGAATCATTTTATCTTGGTAATGGTCAAGGATTGATTGGTGCTATAGGTGCAGTCGGATATGCTTTTGATGATTGTACTTTTGAATTAATTAGTTATAGAAATAAATCAAATTTTGGAAAGAAAAGAGAAATTTTCAAACAAAGCGTAAAGAAAATGCAGGACTTGACATATCCAAATACATTTAACAGTTTTGATGAAGAAAAGAATAGAATTCTAATTGCTCCACATGGACCAGATCCAGTTTTTTTTGGTATTAGAGGTGAGGACATTAACTCTGTAATTCATGGTAAATCACTTGTTCACTCTCCTGAAAAGCTTGATGGCTATATGATATTTAGAACAAACCAAGGCACTGGGGCCCATTTAAAAAATGAACTTGATGTGCATAATTTAAAACCATTTTCATCTGGTTATATTACTGGAAGAATTTCCGATGTACCTAAGGTAAAGATCGGTGGACATGTGATTTTTTCCATAATAAAAGATGACCAAAAAATCAACTGTGCAGTTTACAAGCCAACGAGACTAACTAAAATTGTTTCAAAGCTAATCAAAGGAGATTTAATAAAAGTTGGTGGTGGAGTACGAAAAGCAACCAAAAACCATCAAAGAATTCTAAATGTAGAGTTTCTTCAAGTCTTGAGGTTGGAAAAAAACATGAAAACGGTTAATCCTCTCTGTCATATCTGTAATAAAAGGACAAAATCAAAGGGCAAAAATCAAGGCTTTGAATGTGTAAAATGTAAAAAAGCATTCTCAAATAAAATATTTGAAGAAATTCCAAGAGAAATTAAATGTAGACTTTATGTGCCTACCCTTTCTGCACACCGACATTTGACTAGACCAATTCAAAGAATTGGAAAGTTAAACAATAAAATTGAATTTGACGACTCAAGAAAATGGTTTCATATCTCAAAATCTGGACTAGTAAATCAAAAACTTGAAATTAAAATCAATACTAGAAAACTAAAACATTGA
- a CDS encoding PQQ-dependent sugar dehydrogenase produces MDKKIRIIGILAAIAASIIILTSPSNSVVIPKPTASSIGTDAVQIVATNLQKPWSLDFTNDKIFFTEKIGQIRVIDKGVLVTEPVADLKVADVTDGGLLGLALDPNFVQNHYLYVFYTYQDGDKLWNKVLRITELNNRLSGAQVILDKIPGAEFDDGGVIKFGPDKKLYVGTGDATNDTSSQDLKSLAGKILRLNNDGSIPSDNPISGSPVFSYGHRDPQGLTWDNYDNLYESEQGPTKNDEINLIKPGQNYGWPAQECSGSTKYVDALICYNPSLEPGGITYYSSNKLDLGNNLVMATLRGTNLYQLTLGNGAITSQKIILDGLGRIRDVNMGPDGYLYILTGNTDGRGFPDKTDDKLLRIVK; encoded by the coding sequence GTGGATAAAAAAATTAGGATAATAGGAATTCTTGCAGCAATTGCAGCTTCTATTATAATTTTAACATCGCCATCTAATTCTGTTGTAATACCAAAACCAACTGCTAGTTCAATTGGAACAGACGCTGTACAAATTGTTGCGACAAACTTGCAAAAACCTTGGTCTTTAGATTTTACAAATGACAAAATTTTCTTTACTGAAAAAATAGGTCAAATAAGAGTCATAGATAAAGGTGTTTTAGTAACAGAACCAGTTGCAGACTTGAAAGTTGCAGATGTTACTGATGGCGGCCTACTTGGACTTGCACTAGATCCAAATTTTGTACAAAATCACTATCTTTATGTATTTTACACCTATCAAGATGGGGATAAGCTTTGGAACAAGGTTCTTAGAATAACTGAACTAAACAATAGACTTTCTGGCGCTCAGGTCATTTTAGATAAAATTCCTGGTGCTGAATTTGATGATGGAGGAGTCATAAAATTTGGTCCTGATAAAAAATTGTATGTAGGTACAGGTGATGCAACAAATGATACTTCCTCTCAAGATTTAAAATCACTTGCTGGGAAAATTTTAAGATTAAATAATGACGGTTCTATACCGTCAGATAATCCAATATCTGGATCTCCTGTTTTTTCATATGGACATAGGGATCCCCAAGGTCTGACATGGGATAATTATGATAACCTATACGAATCAGAACAGGGACCTACTAAAAATGATGAAATTAATCTCATAAAACCTGGACAAAACTATGGATGGCCGGCACAGGAATGTTCAGGTTCTACAAAATATGTGGATGCCTTGATTTGTTATAATCCAAGCTTAGAACCAGGAGGAATTACGTATTATTCATCTAACAAGCTTGATCTTGGAAATAATCTAGTAATGGCTACATTAAGGGGAACAAACCTATACCAATTGACACTAGGAAATGGAGCAATTACATCACAAAAAATCATATTGGATGGATTGGGACGAATTCGTGACGTCAACATGGGCCCTGATGGTTATCTTTACATTCTTACAGGAAACACAGATGGAAGAGGATTTCCGGACAAGACAGATGATAAACTATTGAGGATAGTAAAATAA
- a CDS encoding hydroxymethylglutaryl-CoA reductase, degradative translates to MADSSIPKFHEKNKEERIKKVASFSGLSKKDIKILKNEGGISFNDANNMVENAIGTVSFPLGIATNFRINDKDYLIPMVIEESSVIAAASKAAKIAKKQGGFTMKADDSYSIGQIQVVDVKVKSAMSSVMSSKKEIIKLANSKSKTLSKMGKGAKQVTCKKINSDSGPMLIVELLIDVGDAMGANVTNTMCEGVAPLIEKLTGGQVILKILSNYSTKRLVQGTAIFDKEELGGQETVDKIILAYHFAANDPYRAVTHNKGVMNGIIAVANATGQDTRAIEAAAHAYASKTGKYGSLTEWKKGKDGNLIGKIELPMSVGIVGGIVNVHPMIKVCAKILRVKSAKELACIIGAVGLAQNLSALRALASEGIQKGHMRLHARNIATSAGVTLDKMNKVTRQMIQEGNVSVHRAKEILKEL, encoded by the coding sequence TTGGCAGATTCATCCATCCCTAAATTTCATGAAAAAAACAAGGAAGAGCGGATAAAAAAAGTGGCGTCATTTTCTGGTCTATCAAAGAAAGACATTAAGATCTTAAAAAATGAAGGTGGAATATCCTTTAATGATGCAAACAACATGGTTGAAAATGCTATAGGTACAGTATCATTCCCGCTTGGAATAGCAACTAACTTTCGGATAAATGACAAAGACTATCTCATTCCAATGGTAATAGAAGAGTCATCTGTTATAGCAGCTGCCTCAAAAGCTGCCAAGATAGCAAAAAAACAAGGGGGATTTACTATGAAGGCAGATGATTCCTACAGTATTGGACAAATCCAAGTGGTGGATGTTAAAGTAAAATCCGCAATGTCTAGTGTCATGAGTTCTAAAAAAGAGATCATAAAACTTGCTAATTCAAAAAGCAAAACACTTTCCAAAATGGGAAAGGGTGCAAAACAAGTTACATGTAAGAAAATAAACAGCGATTCTGGACCAATGTTAATTGTTGAGCTTCTAATAGATGTTGGAGATGCAATGGGAGCTAATGTTACAAACACAATGTGTGAAGGTGTAGCTCCTTTGATTGAAAAATTAACTGGAGGACAAGTAATTCTTAAAATACTTTCAAATTATTCTACAAAAAGGCTGGTACAGGGGACAGCTATATTTGATAAAGAAGAACTTGGAGGTCAAGAAACTGTTGATAAAATAATATTAGCATATCATTTTGCAGCAAATGATCCATATCGTGCTGTCACTCACAATAAAGGAGTAATGAATGGAATAATTGCAGTTGCCAATGCTACAGGTCAAGACACAAGAGCTATAGAGGCAGCAGCGCATGCATATGCATCAAAAACAGGAAAATACGGTTCACTTACAGAATGGAAAAAAGGCAAAGATGGAAACTTGATTGGTAAAATAGAATTGCCAATGTCTGTTGGTATAGTAGGAGGAATTGTAAATGTTCATCCTATGATTAAGGTATGTGCAAAAATTCTTAGAGTAAAATCTGCAAAAGAACTTGCATGTATCATTGGAGCAGTTGGACTTGCCCAGAACTTGAGTGCACTACGTGCACTTGCGTCTGAAGGAATTCAGAAAGGACACATGAGACTACATGCAAGAAATATTGCGACAAGTGCAGGCGTTACTTTAGATAAGATGAACAAGGTTACCAGACAAATGATACAAGAAGGAAACGTCTCAGTACACAGAGCTAAAGAAATACTCAAAGAACTTTAG
- the hisG gene encoding ATP phosphoribosyltransferase produces MNSVKFAIPKGSIEEATFKILEQSWTKVRRRDRTYRVVLDDPQITVKMLRPQEIPNLVFDGLYDVGITGKDWVKETNADVQTLLDLEYGKIKLVIAIPDSYNFKSLDEMILSYAKKKKILRISSEYLTTAAKFIKQSKNYKKLYGSKEPLIITPWMRIGSNKNVQIFLSFGATEAKPPEDVDAIMDVTETGTTLTQNQLKIIDTVMESTAILIANKSSLKDRAKREKIYDIVTLLRGAVEGRKHLHLFLNVRTQNLARLLKELPSLKRPTISPLSEKGWYGINTVIPKSELHKLVPKLRKIAQGLVVHEPKQILALEEIKRDEEN; encoded by the coding sequence TTGAACTCTGTTAAATTTGCAATTCCTAAAGGTAGTATTGAGGAAGCTACTTTCAAGATTCTAGAACAGTCATGGACTAAGGTAAGACGCAGAGACCGTACATACAGAGTGGTATTAGATGATCCTCAAATTACAGTAAAGATGTTAAGACCGCAAGAGATTCCAAATCTTGTCTTTGACGGGTTATACGATGTAGGGATAACAGGAAAAGATTGGGTAAAGGAAACAAACGCCGATGTACAAACTCTTTTGGATCTAGAATATGGTAAAATAAAATTAGTAATTGCAATTCCAGACTCTTATAATTTCAAATCACTTGACGAAATGATATTATCATATGCAAAAAAGAAAAAAATTCTTAGGATTTCTTCTGAATATCTTACGACTGCGGCAAAATTCATAAAACAATCTAAAAACTACAAAAAACTCTACGGTTCAAAAGAACCACTAATCATAACTCCTTGGATGAGAATTGGTTCAAACAAAAATGTTCAGATCTTTCTTTCTTTTGGTGCTACAGAGGCCAAGCCTCCTGAGGATGTAGATGCAATTATGGATGTAACTGAAACTGGTACTACTTTAACTCAAAACCAACTAAAAATAATTGATACTGTAATGGAATCTACAGCCATCTTAATTGCAAACAAGTCATCATTAAAAGATAGAGCAAAAAGAGAAAAAATCTATGACATTGTAACCTTGCTGAGGGGCGCAGTAGAGGGAAGAAAACACCTACATCTATTCCTAAACGTACGTACACAAAACCTTGCTAGATTGTTAAAAGAACTTCCTTCACTAAAACGCCCTACAATTAGTCCACTAAGTGAAAAAGGCTGGTATGGAATAAACACAGTAATTCCAAAATCTGAATTACACAAACTTGTTCCAAAACTTAGAAAAATTGCGCAGGGATTAGTAGTTCACGAACCAAAACAAATACTTGCCCTTGAGGAGATAAAACGTGATGAGGAAAATTGA
- the hisD gene encoding histidinol dehydrogenase, which produces MRIISVRNINTTVESVRPKINQQNRNKVKFIILDVKKRKDKAIKEYEKKFTGANLKSIRVSSTEIKNAYSKVTKQQIAAIKLAKKRLEKSELTVKNQLKKIVLQIDGIKINRDFVPLQSIGCYIPGGAARYPSTVVMSVTPAKVAGVKKIICVTPPNKNGMIDPLTLVAGNICGVDEFYKTGGAQAIAALAYGTESISKVDKIVGPGGSFVTLAKSLVSEIVSIDMIAGPTELAIIADLTANPDLVASDLISQAEHSPDTTCCLITTSTKLKDCVIESLKQKIPAIKRSKIVSESLKKNGFVAICRNVDDTIEFANKLAPEHLEIITKNPENIAKKITAAGLVLIGENTPSSASDYLFGSNHILPTNGFGKSRGSLGVLDYMKIQNKIKSTKAALEKISDSMKAFTYAEGLPNHYEAVRSRLS; this is translated from the coding sequence ATGAGAATCATTTCAGTTCGAAATATCAACACTACGGTAGAATCTGTACGACCAAAAATTAATCAACAAAACAGGAACAAAGTCAAATTCATCATCTTAGATGTAAAAAAAAGAAAGGATAAGGCAATAAAAGAATATGAAAAAAAATTTACAGGTGCTAATCTTAAATCAATAAGGGTTTCATCAACTGAAATTAAAAATGCATATTCTAAAGTAACAAAACAACAGATTGCTGCAATTAAACTAGCAAAGAAAAGACTAGAGAAATCAGAACTTACTGTAAAGAATCAACTCAAAAAAATCGTATTACAAATTGATGGAATAAAAATAAATCGAGACTTTGTTCCTCTTCAAAGTATAGGATGTTACATTCCTGGTGGTGCTGCCAGATATCCTAGTACTGTAGTAATGTCTGTAACCCCTGCCAAAGTAGCTGGAGTTAAAAAAATTATTTGTGTAACACCACCAAACAAAAATGGTATGATTGATCCATTGACTCTTGTTGCTGGCAATATTTGCGGCGTAGACGAATTTTACAAGACTGGTGGTGCACAAGCAATTGCCGCACTAGCATATGGTACAGAATCAATATCAAAAGTAGACAAGATAGTTGGACCTGGGGGTTCCTTTGTAACTCTAGCAAAATCACTTGTAAGCGAGATTGTTTCAATCGATATGATTGCAGGTCCAACAGAACTGGCAATTATAGCTGATTTAACAGCAAACCCTGATCTGGTTGCTTCGGATTTGATATCGCAAGCAGAACACAGTCCAGACACAACATGTTGTTTGATAACAACCTCCACAAAACTAAAAGATTGTGTAATAGAATCTTTAAAACAAAAAATTCCTGCAATAAAACGATCAAAAATAGTAAGTGAAAGTTTAAAGAAAAATGGATTTGTTGCAATTTGTAGGAATGTAGATGACACTATAGAATTTGCTAACAAACTTGCTCCAGAGCACTTGGAAATAATTACAAAAAACCCTGAAAATATAGCAAAGAAAATTACCGCAGCAGGTCTTGTTCTTATTGGAGAAAATACCCCTTCGTCTGCAAGTGATTACCTATTTGGCTCAAATCACATACTTCCTACTAATGGATTTGGAAAATCTAGAGGTTCACTTGGAGTATTAGACTATATGAAAATACAAAATAAAATAAAATCCACAAAGGCTGCACTAGAAAAAATATCTGATTCTATGAAGGCATTTACATATGCGGAAGGATTACCAAATCACTACGAAGCAGTAAGGAGCAGATTAAGTTGA
- the hisC gene encoding histidinol-phosphate transaminase: MKTGWFKKKVDELSKLKGYKKPDKYSNVIKLDSNENYAVKREFTLDLISQTQESLDIREYPLGGTERLVEALSVYTKIPPEMIGVGNGSDQIIDLILTNFASKETKILTSEPTFGFFEERCKLYSIPTIRIPFTNRMTLDIEKFILNAKKAKILYLDSPNNPTGFQFTKNELEQLIREFEGLVIIDEAYVEFADYSVLDLTKKVDNLIVLRTLSKSFGLAGLRIGYFIANKKVADVFNKIIQYPYPLNTIAIESGILALQKSKYFLDVANQIKKERLRIIEKLRTMKVFEVYDSKANFVLFVARGSSQRIYKALIEQGILVKNLGKIGNHEGCLRVTVGSEEMNSKFLLAIRDLLT; encoded by the coding sequence TTGAAGACAGGTTGGTTCAAGAAAAAAGTAGATGAGCTTTCAAAACTAAAAGGATACAAAAAGCCTGACAAGTATTCAAACGTAATCAAGCTTGATTCAAACGAAAACTATGCAGTGAAAAGAGAATTTACTTTAGATTTGATTAGCCAAACACAGGAAAGTCTGGATATCAGGGAATATCCGTTAGGAGGCACAGAAAGACTCGTAGAAGCGCTTTCTGTTTATACCAAAATTCCGCCAGAAATGATAGGGGTGGGAAATGGTTCTGATCAGATAATTGATTTAATACTTACAAACTTTGCGTCAAAAGAAACAAAGATCCTGACATCAGAACCCACATTTGGTTTTTTTGAAGAGAGATGTAAACTATATTCTATTCCAACTATAAGAATTCCTTTTACAAATCGCATGACACTAGATATTGAAAAATTCATCTTAAATGCTAAGAAAGCAAAAATATTGTATCTTGATTCGCCAAATAACCCAACAGGATTTCAATTTACAAAAAATGAACTTGAACAACTAATTCGAGAATTTGAGGGTCTAGTCATAATTGATGAAGCATATGTTGAATTTGCTGATTATTCAGTACTTGATTTGACCAAAAAAGTAGATAATCTGATTGTTCTTAGAACATTATCAAAATCATTTGGACTTGCGGGCTTGCGTATTGGGTATTTTATTGCAAACAAAAAGGTGGCAGATGTTTTTAATAAAATCATTCAATACCCCTACCCATTAAACACAATTGCAATAGAATCTGGAATTTTGGCACTACAAAAATCAAAATATTTCTTAGATGTTGCAAATCAAATTAAAAAAGAAAGATTACGAATAATAGAAAAACTTCGTACTATGAAGGTGTTTGAAGTTTATGATTCAAAAGCAAATTTTGTTCTTTTTGTTGCACGTGGTTCTAGTCAACGCATCTACAAAGCTCTAATTGAACAGGGAATTTTAGTAAAAAACTTGGGAAAAATAGGTAACCACGAGGGATGCTTGAGAGTTACTGTAGGTTCTGAAGAGATGAATTCAAAATTTCTTTTGGCTATTCGTGATTTATTGACATGA
- a CDS encoding phosphatase, whose protein sequence is MTLEKLDNGIFVDTSKTDKIKRLDGIIFDCDGVLIDVSNSYDLAIKKTTDFVVKEFAKIDQSNFVNTQMINGFKDTGGFNDEVDVTYAMILSIVAAKKLKKPFSEFIFDVIKNSDQSGIRSVEKYLGILKVDLSEIRKKLAYPGPRFTSALSSIFDEIFYGTKLYYDLYKKKPNFFDGKGLIENDTVLVKKQLIDSLKKKLGKKPAIVSGRGIISAGYSLRELFEEFDLKNSKFLEDEPRELAKPNPASLISSIKGSGFTCTLYVGDSMEDYIMAKKSDEIGNKTIFCGIYGTSKEPETKRKLFEKNNVEIILETIDLIPKTLNLVGA, encoded by the coding sequence ATGACACTTGAAAAATTAGATAACGGCATCTTTGTAGATACTTCAAAAACTGACAAAATAAAACGTCTTGATGGAATAATATTTGATTGCGATGGTGTACTAATTGATGTCTCAAACTCATATGATCTTGCCATAAAAAAAACAACTGACTTTGTTGTCAAGGAATTTGCAAAAATAGATCAATCTAACTTTGTAAATACCCAGATGATAAATGGTTTTAAAGACACAGGAGGTTTCAACGATGAAGTTGATGTTACTTATGCCATGATATTATCTATTGTTGCTGCAAAAAAACTAAAAAAACCATTTTCAGAATTCATTTTTGATGTTATAAAGAATTCAGATCAAAGCGGAATACGATCGGTTGAAAAATATCTTGGAATTCTAAAAGTTGATCTTTCTGAAATAAGAAAAAAACTTGCATATCCTGGACCTCGTTTCACAAGTGCACTGTCTTCTATTTTTGATGAAATATTTTATGGTACTAAATTATATTATGATCTCTATAAAAAAAAGCCAAACTTTTTTGATGGAAAAGGGCTTATAGAAAATGACACAGTACTTGTAAAAAAACAACTAATAGATTCACTGAAAAAAAAACTTGGCAAAAAACCTGCTATTGTTTCTGGAAGAGGAATTATTTCTGCAGGATATTCGTTAAGGGAATTATTTGAAGAATTTGATCTAAAAAATTCAAAGTTTTTAGAAGATGAACCTCGTGAGCTTGCTAAGCCCAACCCTGCCTCGCTCATATCATCAATCAAAGGATCAGGTTTCACATGTACTTTGTATGTTGGCGATTCCATGGAAGACTATATCATGGCAAAAAAATCAGATGAAATAGGTAACAAGACAATTTTTTGTGGTATTTATGGTACCAGTAAAGAGCCTGAGACAAAACGAAAACTCTTTGAGAAAAATAATGTAGAAATTATATTAGAAACCATAGATTTGATTCCGAAGACATTAAATCTAGTTGGGGCATAA
- a CDS encoding imidazoleglycerol-phosphate dehydratase yields MKSRIGNINRKTKETQVSVTVNLDGNGKISVMTGINFLDHLITSLGKHSMLDLKLNAVSKDGIAHHLIEDAAIALASAMDSALGNRSGIVRFGHASVPMDESLAEASLDLVKRQYHKIDLAIEQNQLEGISKEDLEHFFRSFAQNLNICMHITVKYGENDHHKIEAAIKAFAVAWRTAVGSDKKQKGIPSTKGAM; encoded by the coding sequence ATGAAATCAAGAATAGGTAATATCAATAGGAAAACCAAAGAAACTCAAGTTTCTGTAACTGTAAATCTTGATGGAAATGGCAAAATTTCTGTCATGACAGGAATTAATTTTCTTGATCACCTAATAACAAGCCTTGGGAAACATTCCATGCTTGATCTTAAACTGAACGCAGTTTCAAAAGATGGAATAGCACATCATTTGATTGAAGATGCTGCCATAGCACTTGCAAGTGCGATGGATTCTGCTCTTGGTAATAGATCTGGCATAGTAAGATTCGGACATGCCTCAGTACCAATGGATGAATCACTAGCTGAAGCATCACTTGATCTAGTTAAACGTCAATATCACAAAATTGATCTTGCAATTGAACAAAATCAATTAGAAGGAATATCCAAGGAAGATCTGGAACATTTCTTTCGTTCTTTTGCTCAGAATCTTAACATCTGTATGCATATCACTGTAAAGTATGGAGAAAATGATCACCACAAAATTGAGGCAGCAATAAAGGCATTTGCAGTTGCATGGAGGACGGCTGTAGGGTCAGATAAAAAACAAAAAGGAATACCAAGTACTAAAGGTGCCATGTGA
- the hisH gene encoding imidazole glycerol phosphate synthase subunit HisH, giving the protein MVKVAIFDYGAGNIFSLKTSLEKNDATVDVINSLNNTDEYSGLLLPGVGNFDPAIHSLALSKKSFRDLVKNQIPVLGICLGMEMFFEKSEEGKASGLGVLDGEVILLPNKLKIPHMGWNDLQIKKSSKLLEGIQNGSWVYFVHSYRAKPQNSEIIKADSDYGISVPAVIESGSLFGTQFHPEKSGKVGSIMIKNFLRECKK; this is encoded by the coding sequence ATGGTCAAAGTTGCAATATTTGATTATGGTGCAGGAAATATATTCAGTCTAAAGACATCCTTAGAAAAAAACGATGCAACTGTAGATGTAATAAATAGTCTTAACAATACAGATGAATACTCAGGACTCTTATTGCCTGGAGTTGGAAACTTTGATCCAGCAATCCATAGTTTAGCACTATCAAAAAAATCATTTAGAGATTTGGTAAAAAACCAAATTCCAGTTCTTGGAATTTGCCTTGGAATGGAAATGTTTTTTGAAAAAAGTGAAGAGGGAAAAGCAAGCGGACTTGGAGTTTTAGATGGAGAAGTAATTCTACTTCCAAACAAGCTCAAGATCCCACATATGGGTTGGAATGACTTGCAAATTAAAAAATCAAGTAAACTTTTGGAAGGAATTCAAAATGGTTCATGGGTTTATTTTGTACACTCGTATAGGGCAAAACCACAAAACTCAGAAATAATAAAAGCAGATTCTGATTATGGAATAAGTGTTCCTGCAGTTATAGAGAGTGGTTCACTTTTTGGCACGCAATTTCATCCTGAAAAATCTGGCAAGGTGGGTTCAATAATGATTAAAAACTTTTTACGAGAGTGCAAAAAGTGA
- a CDS encoding 1-(5-phosphoribosyl)-5-[(5-phosphoribosylamino)methylideneamino] imidazole-4-carboxamide isomerase, producing the protein MKVIPAIDLMDGKVVRLVKGDPKNKTIYSDDPVETAKKWQNAGADTLHIVDLDATLGTGSNLKIIKKIGQNISIPIQVAGGLRNEDIIHDVLSFASKAVIGTLAFKKKEILPKILAKYGENKIIISTDQLNGKIVIDGWKQSTDIELISGIESFVKLGFSEFLLTSVDRDGTMQGPDLISLQMACAIKNTRIIASGGISSLKDTIDVKNCGAHGVILGKALYDRKISIEQVREII; encoded by the coding sequence GTGAAAGTTATTCCAGCAATTGACCTTATGGATGGTAAGGTAGTGCGCCTTGTTAAAGGAGATCCAAAAAATAAAACAATTTACAGTGATGATCCGGTAGAAACTGCAAAAAAGTGGCAAAATGCGGGTGCAGACACATTACACATAGTTGATCTTGACGCAACTCTTGGAACCGGTTCTAATTTGAAAATAATTAAAAAAATTGGACAAAACATTTCTATTCCAATTCAAGTTGCAGGTGGTTTACGTAATGAAGACATCATACATGACGTACTTTCTTTTGCATCAAAAGCTGTAATTGGCACACTTGCATTTAAAAAAAAAGAAATTTTGCCAAAAATTTTGGCAAAGTATGGTGAGAATAAAATCATCATATCTACAGATCAACTAAATGGAAAAATTGTTATAGATGGATGGAAACAAAGCACAGACATTGAATTGATATCTGGAATTGAAAGCTTTGTCAAACTGGGATTTTCTGAATTTCTCTTGACAAGTGTTGATCGAGATGGAACTATGCAGGGACCAGATCTAATATCTCTTCAGATGGCATGTGCCATAAAAAATACTAGAATCATTGCAAGCGGCGGAATATCAAGTCTAAAAGATACTATCGACGTGAAAAATTGTGGAGCACATGGAGTTATTCTTGGAAAAGCACTATATGATAGAAAAATTTCAATTGAACAGGTTCGGGAAATAATATGA